A window of Cellulosimicrobium protaetiae genomic DNA:
TTCACTCGGCAGCGTCTTGGGTCGGGTCAGAGCGCGACAGGGCCAGCCATATCCACATGGTGCGATCGTTGCCGCACTAGAAGAGTCGACCGGCGATGAGATGCTTCGCGGTTTCAGGACGTCAGTATTCAACGCGCGAGGCGTGGTTACACGCGGGCGCGGTGGCCAGCAGGAGTACGATCTCGCGGAGAAGTACGAGGCGATCAGCCGCGAACTCCGCGAGTCCGCGCCCCGAACGAGCGAGATGTTCGGCGACCTCGCCCGTGGATACCGCATCGATGGCGCACGCGAGGACGAACGCGAGCAGAGGATCGAGGACGGTATCGACTTCTGGTAGGGCAGTTGGCGAAGAGGTCGGCAAGGTCGATTAACGCTGGACAGGACGAACGTCTCGCTAGCCGTCCAGGATTGAGGAAGTGAGGGCGGGTGCGGGCGTTGTATCTCCTCCTGAGTGGCGCCGGGGGGAGACACGATCAATCCCTCAGAAACCACGGAATCTCAACGATCCCGTCAAATGATTAACTTCTAGTCAGTAGGTCCGATCGGACGCGTCCGATCACCTGCCTCAATCTGTCGTGGCCGGACGGTGACCTCACCATGGGCGAGCGTCCCGCACCGCGGTCGCGACCCACGTAGACGGGGCCACCCACACCTCGAGGGTCGGAGCGCTGCCCGACGGTGTCGGCTTCCCTCGCGCGGCTGGTTCCCGTACGCACGGCCGGACCGGCACCCTCTTCGGGTGCCGGTCCGGTCGTGCGTCCTCGGGTCTCTCGGGTCAGGAGAAGGGGACCGTCAGGGTGGCGGTCGGGCCTGTCGTGAGGGTGGGGGTGGCCGTGCCGAGGACGCTCCATGCCTCGAGCCGGATCGTGCCGCCGTCGAGGTTCCCGAGCGTTCCCGTCGTGGTGGCCGGCCGGCCTGCGGAGGAGTAGGTCTCGGGTCCGGGGACCGGGTCGGTCGCGAAGTAGGGATATGTCTCGGTGCGGTCCCACGTGCCGTCGCCGGTTAGGTCGTAGCTCATACGGACCTGGACCGCGAGGCCCACTGCCGTACCCGCGTCGACGGGCAGCGAGAATGCGCTGCTCCCGCCGCCGTGCGTCGCCGTCACGTCGGTGATCTCGAACGTCACCGGGTCGTGCGGGGTGCCGTCCCGCGTTGCGCCGCCCGCGGACGCCAGGACGACGTCGCTCGCCGTGCCGGGGTCGGCGCCGAGCGTCCCGTTCCCGCCGAGGTGCAGCGTCGCCGTGAACTCCGTGGGATCGGTCGGGTCGGTCGGGTCCGTGGGGTCCGTGGGGTCTGTCGGGTCGGTGGGATCGGTCGGGCCACCCGTGGCGCTGCCGCCGCTCCAGGTGTGGGCCCCCGTCGTCGCGGTGGTGCCTGCTGCGACGTCGAGCGTCGTGCCGTCGGAGAACGTCACGGTGAGGTCGTCGGCGGTGACGTTCGAGGCGACGTAGGTGCGAGCGCCGTCGTCGGTGAACGTCGCGGCGAGGGGGTGGTCCGCCGTCACGGTGGTGTCGACGGTGCCGAGAGCGGCGAGGTTCGCCGTCCAGTGGAACGTGTGGGCACGGGACTCGCCCTCCTCGGGTGTCGGGTACCCGCCGCGCACGTTAGCGAGCGCCGCGTCTCCGTCGCCCAGCGCGAGGAAGCTCCACAGGATGTCCTGCCACACGGTCGGCGACCCGCCGTTGACGGTCTTGAGATGGTCGTAGAGCGCGCGCACGCGCTCCGGGTGGTACCCCAGGTACAGGTGCGAGCCGGTGATCGGCAGGGTGTTGATGCCCTGGATCATCTCCGCCTCGGCGCTGAACCACGTCGCGTACGCACCGCCGTCGCCCCACACCATGCCGACGGTCTCGTGCTCGAAGCCGTCCGGGAACGTCGTGCCCTCGGCGTCGAGCCAGTACCGCTGGATCGCGGCCGACTGCGTCGTGTAGAGGTAGATGCCCGCGTCGCGGGCGGCGGTGTCCCCGGTCGCCTCGCCCCACTGGATGAGCGCGCCCGCGAAGTTCATGCCCTCCGACGACGACTCCTGGTTGTTGCCCGCCGCGAACGCGCCGTGCCCGGACGCCCAGTCGTGGCCCGCGTAGACGTCGAAGTCGCGCAGGTACGGGAACCGGGTCTCGTCGCGGTCGTAGCCGTTCGCGTCGCGGACGAGCAGGTCGACCATGCCGCCGTAGTCCTGCGCCCACTGCGGGTCGAACCGGGCGAGGGTCGCCGCGGCCGCGACGTAGTAGCCGTAGTGGAAGTGGTGGTCGTTGAGCTCGGTGTCCGAACCGTAGGACCCCGGGTAGCCGATGAGCGTGCCCCAGTCGGCGTCGTACGCGAAGACGCGCTCGGTCTTGCCCGGGCTCGCCGTGAACCAGTCGGTGAGCAGCGTGCGGACCTCGTCGAGCGCGGCGTCGCGCTGGGCCGTGCGGCCGAGCTGGTCGGCGATCTCCACGATGCGCGTCGCGCGGCCGAGCGCCTTGCCGGTCCAGTACGTGTCGTTGCCGCGCTGGTCGAGCGGGTCGGCCGCGACCTGGTCGAGGAATCCCTCGAGGGTCGCGCGGTCCGCGCCGGCGCCGGTCGCGACGGCCGGGACCTCGGGCAGCACCCCGCGGAACGTGTCGACGGTCGTGAACGCGTCGATCCCCGCGAGGACGGTCAGGTCCCCGCGCGCCGACGTGTAGGTCGCGTCGAGTGGTGCCGGCCCGCCGTCGAGGTACGCCGCCTGGTGCGGGTACAGCGCAGCGACGGTCCCGTCACTGCCGCCCGTCCCGGGCCACGGCGTGGTCTCGAGGGCGTACCTCGTCGTGACGCGCGACGTCGCCTCGTCGTACGCGTAGTCGGCCGTCGTCCCGGTGACGGGGGAGTACGCGGCGTCCGCGAAGACGTCGGCGAGGTCGGCGCGCGAGGACGCGTCGCCGTCGGGCAGGACCGCGACCGAGAAGAAGCCGTCGCCGCCGAGCGGCGCCGTGAAGGTCGTGCCCGAGCGCGTCCACGACGCCCCGGGCGGGGCGAACGCGACGTAGTCGTGGCCGTTTACCGACAGGCCAAGCCGCGCGCCGTCGGACAACCAGACGTCCGGCGTGGCGCTCGCGGTGAGGACCGCGTCGCCGCCGGTCGCCTCGAACCACGCGAACGGGAGGCCGTGGCCGATCGTCGCGCGCAGCGTGCGCGCGCCGTCGTCCCAGATCGGGGACACCGTCCAGTCGGTCCAGTCGTCGACGGCGACGTGCGGCGCGGCCAGTCCCGTCACCCCGGCGCGCAGGTCCTCGACGTACGGGAAGTGATACTCGGAGACCCCCGTGCTGGTGCCTGAGATGGCGGGCGTGGTCGTGTACGAGATGCCGAGGCCCTGCGGCCCCGGCTGGTACGACGCCGGGTGCGCGTGCAGCGGCGCGCTCCAGGCGCAGTCGAGCTTCTTGTACGCGAGCGAGGTCCACCAGTCGTTGGTCGGCAGCGGCGTGCTCGGCGCGTCGTCGGTCACGAACGCGCGCGGGTCCGCCTCGACCGCGGCGCACGCCTCCGGCGTCGGGCCGACCGGGTCGGTCGTGTAGCTGCCCGACCCGACGGGGACCGTGTCGGCCGCCGCGGTCGTCGCCTGCACCGCGGCCAGGCCGCCCGCGGCGAGGGCCGCAGCGAGTGCGGAGGCCACGAGCCGGCCTCGTCCTCGGGCCCGACGCCGGTCGGTCCCGAGCGGGGGTGGAGCCACCGCGGAGCGCAGGGCGGGCAGGGGTGTGCGTGCTGTGTCGTCGGGCACGACGTCTCACCTCGGTGGGTCACGCGCGGCACCTCGTCGTCCCGCGCTCCGTGACCTGGCGTCGCTGCCAGGCCGGGAGCAAACGCTCTCTGGGAGCGCTCCCACGCCTCACTGTAGGGCCTTCTCGCGGCCACGCAAGGGGGTCGCAGCAAGGTGCCGGACCTCGTCGGGAGGCCCGGCACAGGCTCCCTGCTTCAGCTGGCGCGGGCCAGGGCGATGTTCGTGGAGCCGCGCTGGCCCGCCTCGTAGAACATGTGCAGCCGTCCGTCGACCTCGACGAACGACGGCGCGGCGGCCCGCCCGGCGTCCGGCGCCCCCGACCGTGCGTCGTACAGCACCCCGAGGTGGTCCTCGCGGTCGAAGCCGGTGCCGACCCGGGCGACGTGGATGTTCCCCGAGCCGGAGTGGTAGACGACGTGCCCGCCGCCGTTGCGCGACCAGTAGTGCGCCCCCGAGAGCTGACCGCCCTCTCCGGCGCTCGGGGAGATGAGCGGCTCCGGCTTGACCTGCCAGCCGGACGTCAGCGAGCTCGACCAGCCGATGTAGATCTTGCGGGTGCCGCCGTGGTTGCCCATGAACAGCATGATGTACATGTCGGACCGGGTCGGGTGCGGGAAGACCCGGGCGTAGGAGGTCTCGCTCACGCCGGGAAGCATGGAGGTGCCTACGACCCGGTTGTGGTAGGTGAAGCTCCGGCCGTCGGCGGAGCTCGCGACCCGGGTCGTGTGGTTCTCGCCGTGGAAGAACAGGTAGATCCTGCCGTCGGCGGGGTTCCAGAAGGCGTCCGGGCTGGAGACGTGGCTGACGTCGAAGCTCGCCCAGGTGCGCGGGATGATCGGGTTCGCGTCGTACTCGCGCCAGGGACCCGTCACCGAGTCCGCGTAGGCGAGGCAGATCCCGCCGGGTGCGTCGTGGGGCGCGTAGTACATGTACCAGCGGCCGAGCGGGTTCGTCACGCGTCCGGCGACGTGGCGGACGGAGGGGAAGATCAGCTCGTTCGTCGGGTTGTACCGCAGCCGGCTCTTGTCGAGCGGCTGGCCGAGGTAGCTGAACGTCGGGAAGCCGGGCACGGCGGCTTGCGCGGGGGAGGCGCCCGCGAGGTCGAGCAGACCGCCGGTCGCCGTCGCGGCGCCCAGGACCACGGCGCCCCGCAGGAGGCTCCGGCGGCTCAGCGGCGCCGAGGCGCCCGGGAGCGCAGCGGAGGACGCCGGGTCCCAAGGGTTCGGTGTCGTGCCGGGGGAGCGGTGTTCGTCCGTCATGCTGACTCCACGGTGAGAGTGCGGGTGATACGGCAGGACGATGCTCGGGTCCGGGAAGCGCAGGGGGCAAGACGATAATGCGGATCGCCAAGCGACCGGTGCGTGGCACGCTTCGACGACGGAGCCCCCTAAGGTGGAGCCGTGCTTGATGTCGAACCCGACCTCGTGACCACGACCGGCTCCAACGGGGCCGCCCGCACGGGCACCCTGACCGTCGTCGAGATGTGGACCGACGGCGCGTGCAAGGGCAACCCCGGTCCGGGCGGGTGGGGAGTGCTCATGCGCTCGAAGGGGCGTGAGAAGGAGCTCTTCGGCGGGGATCCCGCGACCACGAACAACCGGATGGAGCTGACCGCCGTCATCGAGGGGCTGCGTGCGCTCACCCGGCCGTGCGACGTCACCCTCCACGTCGACTCCTCGTACGTCATGAACGGCATGCGGTCGTGGATCGCAGGCTGGAAGCGCAACGGCTGGCGTACCAAGGACAAGAAGCCGGTCAAGAACGTCGAGCTGTGGCAGGCGCTCGACGCCGAGGTAGCGCGGCACGAGGTGCGCTGGGTCTGGGTCAAGGGGCACGCCGGGGACCCCGGCAACGAACGCGCCGACCAGCTGGCGAACCGTGGGGTCGACCTCGTGCGGGACGGTGCGCGTCCTTCCTGAGCGGTACCAGTGGTTGCCGAGCAGCACGACGGGCACGAACAGGACGTCCAGCACGAGGTCGTGGACGGTCGACCCGACGAGCGCGAGCATGACCGCGACGTAGGTCGTGGTCGCCCGGGTGGTGGTGGCGTCCGCTCCGAGCAGCGTGACGAGCGGTGG
This region includes:
- the rnhA gene encoding ribonuclease HI, which produces MWTDGACKGNPGPGGWGVLMRSKGREKELFGGDPATTNNRMELTAVIEGLRALTRPCDVTLHVDSSYVMNGMRSWIAGWKRNGWRTKDKKPVKNVELWQALDAEVARHEVRWVWVKGHAGDPGNERADQLANRGVDLVRDGARPS
- a CDS encoding glycosyl hydrolase; protein product: MASALAAALAAGGLAAVQATTAAADTVPVGSGSYTTDPVGPTPEACAAVEADPRAFVTDDAPSTPLPTNDWWTSLAYKKLDCAWSAPLHAHPASYQPGPQGLGISYTTTPAISGTSTGVSEYHFPYVEDLRAGVTGLAAPHVAVDDWTDWTVSPIWDDGARTLRATIGHGLPFAWFEATGGDAVLTASATPDVWLSDGARLGLSVNGHDYVAFAPPGASWTRSGTTFTAPLGGDGFFSVAVLPDGDASSRADLADVFADAAYSPVTGTTADYAYDEATSRVTTRYALETTPWPGTGGSDGTVAALYPHQAAYLDGGPAPLDATYTSARGDLTVLAGIDAFTTVDTFRGVLPEVPAVATGAGADRATLEGFLDQVAADPLDQRGNDTYWTGKALGRATRIVEIADQLGRTAQRDAALDEVRTLLTDWFTASPGKTERVFAYDADWGTLIGYPGSYGSDTELNDHHFHYGYYVAAAATLARFDPQWAQDYGGMVDLLVRDANGYDRDETRFPYLRDFDVYAGHDWASGHGAFAAGNNQESSSEGMNFAGALIQWGEATGDTAARDAGIYLYTTQSAAIQRYWLDAEGTTFPDGFEHETVGMVWGDGGAYATWFSAEAEMIQGINTLPITGSHLYLGYHPERVRALYDHLKTVNGGSPTVWQDILWSFLALGDGDAALANVRGGYPTPEEGESRAHTFHWTANLAALGTVDTTVTADHPLAATFTDDGARTYVASNVTADDLTVTFSDGTTLDVAAGTTATTGAHTWSGGSATGGPTDPTDPTDPTDPTDPTDPTDPTEFTATLHLGGNGTLGADPGTASDVVLASAGGATRDGTPHDPVTFEITDVTATHGGGSSAFSLPVDAGTAVGLAVQVRMSYDLTGDGTWDRTETYPYFATDPVPGPETYSSAGRPATTTGTLGNLDGGTIRLEAWSVLGTATPTLTTGPTATLTVPFS